A genomic window from Chelonoidis abingdonii isolate Lonesome George chromosome 26, CheloAbing_2.0, whole genome shotgun sequence includes:
- the ANKRD33 gene encoding photoreceptor ankyrin repeat protein, whose product MTAVEESVLQTWKSSPDASHPELLYEEEEVEEAELSDTSSILSDDSVYPCYEPTPAADGGQSLTFYQCCARNNAKLLQEMLAQGVSREEVTELDINRRNGLMMACFKGFVDIVTLLSKCPYVDINHQDNDGNTALMIAAQAGHVTIVNYLLNYYPMLEIEKRDVRGLTALMKAAVQGRKECVTTLLLAGADLTAVDPVRGKTAREWAGLTGRFETIVQMRSILQRPRAEQFSDQYRPEWPALPELVTKALATKSRCERLLEKICSTFSINLPHDPEADGVMDHMVRMTTCLASPFVAMACQTICPGSPPEVGKQRLSVPEILKEYTPDPDAKSQPNSSSCNGQAVSETRILVPYRRPSGMLRFLPLRLLHRNSVFPGGHIPTIKLVKAPFPAAYQEKPPQSWKNKNMLELPKWKYKELKEEKKKAAEAEEKQKETTTITKTSKGKKS is encoded by the exons ATGACAGCAGTGGAGGAGAGCGTGCTGCAGACCTGGAAGAGCAGCCCGGATGCCTCACACCCAGAGCTGCTCtacgaggaggaggaggtggaggaggcagagctctCTGACACCAGCAGCATCCTCTCCGACGACTCTGTCTACCCCTGCTACGAGCCCACCCCGGCCGCGGATGGTGGGCAGTCGCTCACCTTCTATCAGTGCTGTGCCAGGAacaatgccaagctgctgcaggAGATGCTGGCGCAAGGGGTGAGCCGGGAGGAGGTCACGGAGTTGGATATCAACAGAAGG AATGGGCTCATGATGGCCTGCTTCAAGGGCTTTGTGGACATTGTGACCCTGCTGAGCAAATGCCCCTACGTAGACATTAATCACCAGGATAACGACGGGAACACAGCCCTCATGATCGCTGCCCAAGCAG GACACGTCACGATAGTTAACTATCTCCTGAACTACTACCCCATGCTGGAGATTGAGAAGAGGGACGTGCGGGGCCTGACAGCGCTcatgaaggcagcagtgcaggggCGGAAGGAGTGCGTCACCACACTGCTCCTGGCAG GAGCTGATCTGACAGCGGTGGATCCTGTCCGAGGGAAGACAGCCCGGGAGTGGGCAGGTCTGACTGGGCGCTTTGAGACCATTGTGCAGATGCGCAGCATCCTGCAGCGGCCCCGAGCCGAGCAGTTCAGTGACCAGTACCGGCCCGAGTGGCCGGCGCTGCCCGAGTTGGTGACCAAGGCACTGGCCACTAAATCCAGGTGCGAGAGGCTGTTGGAAAAGATCTGCTCCACCTTCAGCATCAACCTCCCGCATGACCCCGAGGCGGACGGGGTGATGGACCACATGGTCCGGATGACCACATGCCTGGCCAGCCCCTTTGTGGCTATGGCCTGCCAAACCATCTGTCCCGGGAGCCCCCCCGAGGTGGGCAAACAGAGGCTGTCAGTGCCAGAGATTCTCAAGGAGTACACGCCGGATCCTGATGCCAAGTCCCAGCCCAACTCATCCTCCTGCAACGGCCAGGCTGTGTCAGAAACCCGCATCCTGGTCCCGTACCGGAGACCCTCTGGCATGCTGAGATTCCTCCCACTGCGGCTACTGCACAGGAACAGCGTCTTCCCCGGGGGCCACATCCCCACAATCAAACTAGTCAAggcccccttccccgcagcctaCCAGGAGAAGCCACCACAGTCATGGAAAAACAAGAACATGCTGGAGCTGCCCAAGTGGAAGTACAAGGAGctgaaggaggagaagaagaaggcggctgaggcagaggagaagcagaaggagaCGACGACAATAACAAAGACGAGCAAAGGGAAGAAGTCATAG